One Flavobacterium cerinum genomic window, GTAGCTGAAAGTTTGAAAAACAGATATCCGGATGTGGAGTTATGTATGATAGGGCCGGATAAAGACGGTAGTTGGGATGAGGTTAAAAAATATGCTGCTTTAAAAAAGGTTGATGTCCGTTTTACCGGAAAGTTGACTAAAGGGGAATGGACAGCTTTGGCATCGGATTATGATGTTTTTATTTCAACTTCGCATTTTGATAATATGCCGGTTAGTGTCATGGAAGCTATGGCATTGGGATTAGCTGTTGTAACAACAAATGTTGGCGGAATTCCTTTTTTGTTAGAGAATGATGTTGACGCTTGTCTGGTCGCTGATAATGATGTTGCAGGAATGGTAAACGCAATCAAAATAGTAATTGAATCCCCGGAAAAAGCACAAAAACAAATTATAGCAGCTCATTTAAAGGTACAAAAAATGGACTGGAAAGAAATCAAAAAGCAATGGGAAGTATTGTTTGAGGATTAGTAATATTATTGTAAGTTTGTTTCGTTAATCGATGATTAATTCTGAAAAAACAGAAGCAAATTGTTTTAATTAAGTAAAAACCTGTTTTTATAGAAATTTACGCCATTGAGCATGAGTAGCAAAAAAATACATTTTGAAATTTCGGAAAGGAAGTTACTGTTGCGTTTAATGGATGTTGTTACTGTGTTTGCAGCATTATACCTTTTATCGTTTTACTTTCATTTCGATTATTTTTCCTTTAAAGACTCCTCTATAGCTTCAATCCTTTTTTTAGGGATTTATCTCAATTTGTTCGGGACGATATTCGAAATGTACAACTTACAGGTCGCCAGTAACCAGTTTCAAATGGTTAAAAGCGTTATACTAACTGCCTGTTTTACTGTTTTCTTTTATTTGCTGACACCGGTTTTTACTCCTTTTTTGCCATCAAACCGATTACAGATTATCTATTTCTTTTTTGCAATCTTGTCGAGTCTTTTTGCCTGGCGTTTCTTTTACCTGCATTTTCTGGCTTCCAATCGATTCGTTAAAAGAGTCGTTTTTGTATGTAGTCGTGACGGTATCTCACAGTTAGCATTGGAATTAGGTAAAGCCGATCCGCATTATGAAATTGCCGGATTTGTTTCTTCGGAAAATACGGCTGATGAGAATAGAAATAAAAGTGATTTTCAGGAAATCGATTTTTCAGAATTAGAATATTTTGTAAAAAAACATTCTGTAGCTGAAGTCGTGATAGCCTTAAAAGAAACAAAATCTATCGCTCCTGATCTGTATCAACAACTTTTAAATTTACTGGAAAAAGGAATTGTTATCCGGGAATATATGCAGGTTTACGAACAGGCTACACAACGTCTCCCGATTCTTTATGCCGAAAAGGATTTCTATAAATTATTCCCGTTTAGCCGAAGTAATCAAAATCGATTGTATTTAATTATGGTAAGAGGTTTTGAAATTTTGTTTTCAGTGCTAGGACTGTTGTTGGGGTGTTTATTATTGCCAATTGTTTGTATAGGAAATCTAATCAGTAATAAAGGACCGCTTTTCTATACGCAGGAAAGAGTCGGTAAAAACGGAATACCTTTTCGTATTTATAAATTGCGTTCGATGATCATCAATGCTGAGCAGGACGGTGCAGTATTTGCAAAAGCGAATGATGTTCGGGTAACCCCTTTCGGGAAATTTTTACGTCGCTCTCGTATCGACGAATTTCCTCAGTTTATAAACGTGCTAAAAGGCGATATGGCGGTTATCGGACCACGACCGGAACGACAGGTTTTTGTAAAAGAAATATCAGAAAAAATGCCTTTCTATGAGATACGCCATATTATTAAACCGGGACTTACCGGTTGGGCACAAGTAAACTATTCTTATGGTGAAAACATCGAAGATAGCATGGTAAAGCTACAATATGACCTGTATTATATCAAACACCGAAGTATTTTTCTCGATGTGAATATTATCTTTAAAACGCTGAGTACTGTATTGTTTTTCAGAGGTCAATAATTACAATTTTTCTTTTCGTAACAAACGAACTAATATTAGAACGTTTGCTATAAGTATCGG contains:
- a CDS encoding exopolysaccharide biosynthesis polyprenyl glycosylphosphotransferase; this encodes MSSKKIHFEISERKLLLRLMDVVTVFAALYLLSFYFHFDYFSFKDSSIASILFLGIYLNLFGTIFEMYNLQVASNQFQMVKSVILTACFTVFFYLLTPVFTPFLPSNRLQIIYFFFAILSSLFAWRFFYLHFLASNRFVKRVVFVCSRDGISQLALELGKADPHYEIAGFVSSENTADENRNKSDFQEIDFSELEYFVKKHSVAEVVIALKETKSIAPDLYQQLLNLLEKGIVIREYMQVYEQATQRLPILYAEKDFYKLFPFSRSNQNRLYLIMVRGFEILFSVLGLLLGCLLLPIVCIGNLISNKGPLFYTQERVGKNGIPFRIYKLRSMIINAEQDGAVFAKANDVRVTPFGKFLRRSRIDEFPQFINVLKGDMAVIGPRPERQVFVKEISEKMPFYEIRHIIKPGLTGWAQVNYSYGENIEDSMVKLQYDLYYIKHRSIFLDVNIIFKTLSTVLFFRGQ